From the genome of Haloarcula limicola, one region includes:
- a CDS encoding winged helix-turn-helix domain-containing protein → MTTKNTAPNPKSIRHKQILDLAAEKPDMACEEIASEIPSATSELVVRVLKEYGDPAAEDSGEDKDDHDSADEPSGDDSSANSATEHEVPRFDALSDKERETFRAIHKHPEESQREIASRLGVSGPTVNCRVNSVKGFDWDTRQTFTAALFENESADSEFRNTASSERQQILADGPQGANASPRDDSDQNEDDHVETGTTLPADKATEAATAATSEPAETDSERVLNRLDSINRQLDTLASKSTSDTAFEEPELVHKVLHACFRDENITEEEELHILEEFLH, encoded by the coding sequence ATGACCACTAAAAATACTGCTCCAAACCCAAAATCAATTCGTCATAAACAAATACTTGATTTGGCCGCTGAGAAACCGGATATGGCCTGTGAGGAGATCGCGTCCGAAATTCCAAGTGCAACGTCCGAACTTGTCGTTCGGGTTCTCAAAGAGTATGGTGACCCGGCCGCAGAAGACTCCGGCGAAGACAAAGACGATCACGACTCGGCTGACGAGCCGTCCGGAGATGATAGCTCGGCGAATTCGGCCACCGAGCACGAAGTGCCTAGATTTGACGCCCTTTCGGACAAGGAACGCGAGACGTTTCGTGCTATTCACAAGCATCCTGAAGAGAGCCAGCGAGAAATTGCTTCCCGACTCGGAGTCTCTGGACCGACGGTCAACTGTCGTGTGAACAGTGTCAAGGGGTTCGATTGGGATACCCGGCAGACATTCACTGCTGCCCTCTTCGAAAACGAATCGGCTGATTCGGAATTTCGGAACACCGCCTCTTCCGAGCGACAACAAATTCTCGCAGACGGTCCACAGGGAGCGAACGCATCTCCTCGCGACGATTCGGACCAAAATGAGGACGACCACGTGGAAACCGGGACGACCTTACCGGCTGACAAAGCGACAGAGGCCGCGACGGCGGCAACGTCAGAACCGGCGGAGACGGACAGCGAGCGTGTGTTGAACCGTTTGGATAGCATCAACCGCCAGCTCGATACACTCGCATCGAAAAGCACGTCGGACACCGCGTTCGAAGAGCCGGAACTCGTGCACAAGGTTCTTCACGCATGTTTTCGCGACGAAAATATCACCGAAGAAGAAGAGCTCCATATTCTCGAAGAATTTCTGCACTGA
- a CDS encoding DUF1616 domain-containing protein: MLCRWGRWAGILRSDSPLHTVLNVLLIASLVFAIGSVGYVFLFPMQSEPFSELYLLTENESGHLVAEDYPRQIEQGESRELVVGIRNRERARTEYTVVVQMQEVRTVRNHTVVQNATKVRRFQTTLAPRERWHRPHTISPTTEGQLQLQYLLYKGAPRQPLNRSTAYREVHLQMNVTER, from the coding sequence ATGCTATGCAGATGGGGCCGCTGGGCAGGGATTTTACGCAGCGATTCGCCGCTACATACGGTGCTGAACGTGCTACTGATAGCCAGCCTCGTCTTCGCTATCGGTAGTGTCGGGTACGTCTTTCTCTTTCCAATGCAGAGTGAGCCGTTTTCGGAACTCTACCTGCTTACGGAAAACGAAAGCGGGCATCTAGTCGCTGAGGACTATCCTCGTCAGATTGAACAAGGGGAAAGCCGCGAACTCGTCGTCGGGATCCGAAATAGAGAACGAGCCCGAACTGAATATACGGTCGTCGTCCAGATGCAAGAGGTGCGCACTGTCCGTAACCATACAGTTGTCCAAAACGCTACAAAGGTACGCCGATTTCAAACGACACTCGCTCCCAGAGAGCGGTGGCACCGCCCGCATACTATCAGCCCAACGACGGAAGGACAGTTGCAGTTACAGTATCTCTTATATAAGGGCGCACCGAGGCAACCACTAAATCGGTCTACTGCGTATCGCGAAGTGCATCTCCAGATGAATGTTACGGAGCGGTAA